A region of Subtercola boreus DNA encodes the following proteins:
- a CDS encoding VIT1/CCC1 transporter family protein, producing the protein MTTPSSDSAFAQQPHEPHSGSLAGRLNWLRAGVLGANDGIVSVAAIVVGVAGASSSTPAILAAGSAALIGGAVSMALGEYVSVSSQRDSQRSLIEKERTELKEDPEGELAELAGLYESRGLTPETAHRVAVELTEKDALRAHLAMELNIDEDDVVSPWNAAGASALAFLVGGILPLLAILLPPEAVRVPVTFVVVILALAATGVIGARLGGSPIGRATVRVVVGGALALVATFVVGTLLGTAGVV; encoded by the coding sequence ATGACCACTCCGAGCAGTGACTCCGCCTTCGCCCAGCAACCCCACGAACCGCACTCCGGCAGCCTCGCGGGGCGCCTGAACTGGCTGCGGGCCGGTGTTCTCGGGGCGAACGACGGCATCGTGTCCGTCGCTGCCATCGTCGTCGGTGTCGCGGGAGCGAGCTCCTCCACCCCCGCCATCCTCGCGGCCGGTTCCGCGGCGCTCATCGGTGGTGCCGTCTCCATGGCGCTCGGCGAGTATGTCTCGGTGAGCAGCCAGCGCGACAGCCAGCGCTCGCTGATCGAGAAGGAACGCACCGAACTGAAGGAAGATCCCGAGGGCGAACTCGCGGAGCTGGCCGGGCTCTACGAGTCCCGCGGCCTGACGCCCGAGACCGCGCACCGCGTCGCGGTCGAGCTGACCGAGAAGGATGCTCTGCGAGCGCACCTCGCGATGGAACTCAACATCGACGAAGACGATGTCGTCAGTCCGTGGAACGCCGCGGGTGCGTCGGCGCTGGCGTTCCTCGTCGGGGGGATCCTGCCCCTGCTGGCCATCCTTCTCCCGCCGGAGGCCGTGCGGGTGCCGGTCACGTTCGTCGTGGTCATCCTCGCGCTCGCGGCGACCGGTGTGATCGGCGCGCGGCTCGGCGGCAGTCCCATCGGGCGCGCCACCGTGCGGGTGGTCGTCGGCGGCGCGTTGGCACTGGTCGCCACGTTCGTCGTCGGAACGCTGCTCGGCACGGCGGGAGTGGTCTAG
- a CDS encoding ferredoxin reductase family protein, producing the protein MTTHTAPPRRVAPDRIDRARRTRTRRRLRKADLLVVLCWSSVAAAVSLFLAYGGLSEVVDVASALTALGIVTGLVGSDLILVMLVLAARIPAIDRAVGQDTAMAFHRSLGKPALYLILAHGALLTVGYAMSDGSNVVAETISFFQDPDLVLAYAGLGLLVLVVVTSVVAVRRRFSYEAWHVIHLLSYLAVLIALPHQLSSGAVLADGTLQRVYWIGLYILAFGSIAVFRFAVPIVRSARHDITVSAVETIAPGVVSIHLAGRDLERLQTAGGQYAIWRFWSAKTWWHAHPISFSAVPTRTSARITVRDLGRGSSAISRVRPGTRVSIEGPYGIFTDDVRAAPRIAVVAAGIGITPVRSLLEGSTLRPGEATVLLRATDASQQYLWQEVGALPSMQGSAVYSMVGPRPPGLATWMSAEALSRGVTLSSAFPHLLGSDLYVCGPQSWADLVIRDARAAGLPEKQIHVERFDW; encoded by the coding sequence ATGACCACCCACACGGCACCACCCCGCCGCGTCGCCCCGGACAGGATCGACCGCGCCCGGCGTACCCGCACGCGGCGACGGTTGCGGAAGGCCGACCTGCTCGTCGTGCTCTGCTGGTCATCCGTCGCCGCTGCCGTCTCGCTGTTCCTCGCGTACGGCGGCCTCTCCGAGGTGGTGGATGTCGCGTCCGCCCTCACCGCGCTCGGCATCGTCACCGGGCTGGTCGGCAGCGACCTCATCCTGGTCATGCTCGTTCTGGCCGCCCGCATCCCGGCCATCGACAGGGCTGTCGGGCAGGACACGGCGATGGCGTTCCACCGGAGCCTCGGCAAGCCCGCGCTCTACCTGATCCTCGCGCACGGGGCCCTGCTCACCGTGGGCTACGCGATGTCCGACGGGTCGAACGTCGTCGCGGAGACGATCTCCTTCTTCCAGGACCCCGACCTCGTGCTGGCGTACGCCGGGCTCGGTCTGCTGGTGCTCGTCGTCGTGACCAGCGTCGTCGCCGTGCGCCGCCGTTTCTCGTACGAGGCCTGGCATGTGATCCACCTGCTCAGCTATCTCGCCGTGCTCATCGCCCTCCCCCACCAGCTCTCGAGCGGGGCGGTGCTGGCCGACGGCACCCTGCAGCGGGTGTACTGGATCGGCCTCTACATCCTCGCGTTCGGTTCCATCGCCGTCTTCCGGTTCGCCGTGCCGATCGTCCGGAGCGCCCGGCACGACATCACGGTCTCCGCCGTCGAGACGATAGCCCCGGGAGTCGTGTCCATCCACCTCGCCGGTCGCGACCTCGAGCGTCTCCAGACAGCCGGCGGACAGTACGCCATCTGGCGGTTCTGGTCGGCGAAGACCTGGTGGCACGCCCACCCGATCTCGTTCTCGGCCGTACCGACCCGCACCTCTGCACGGATCACCGTGCGCGACCTCGGTCGCGGCAGTTCCGCGATCTCCCGGGTGCGCCCCGGCACGCGCGTCTCGATCGAGGGCCCGTACGGCATCTTCACCGACGACGTGCGTGCAGCCCCCCGGATCGCGGTCGTCGCGGCCGGCATCGGAATCACTCCCGTGAGATCGCTGCTCGAGGGCTCCACCCTGCGCCCCGGCGAGGCGACCGTGCTGCTCCGCGCCACGGATGCCTCGCAGCAGTACCTCTGGCAGGAGGTGGGCGCGCTGCCGAGCATGCAGGGCAGCGCGGTCTACAGCATGGTCGGGCCCCGGCCGCCGGGGCTCGCGACGTGGATGTCGGCTGAAGCCCTCTCCCGCGGCGTCACGCTCTCCTCCGCCTTCCCGCACCTGCTGGGTTCCGACCTCTACGTCTGCGGCCCGCAGTCCTGGGCCGACCTCGTGATCCGCGATGCCCGAGCCGCAGGCCTGCCCGAGAAGCAGATCCACGTCGAGAGGTTCGACTGGTGA
- a CDS encoding FMN-binding protein, translated as MRRRAAVWSVLSSGAVLAIGWQLGAHAQASTGLAETAVTPDASSASSANAAPAPAPSASASATPAPSSSASASATAAPSATPTPEATAAAPSGTSGTFTGSSVSTRYGSVQVQVVVANGSITDVVALKLTDDDNRSVSISNRAAPVLRKEVLAAQSAKVQSVSGATYTSDAYLTSLQSALDQAGL; from the coding sequence GTGAGGCGACGCGCAGCGGTCTGGAGCGTACTGTCCTCGGGTGCCGTGCTCGCGATCGGCTGGCAGCTGGGGGCGCATGCACAGGCGTCTACCGGTCTCGCCGAGACGGCCGTGACCCCGGATGCCTCGTCGGCGTCATCCGCGAACGCCGCACCCGCGCCCGCCCCGTCAGCGTCCGCGTCCGCGACACCCGCTCCCTCATCCTCGGCTTCGGCCTCGGCGACCGCGGCCCCGTCGGCCACTCCGACCCCCGAAGCCACCGCTGCCGCACCGTCCGGAACCTCCGGCACCTTCACCGGCAGCAGCGTCTCGACCCGCTACGGCAGCGTGCAGGTGCAGGTCGTCGTCGCGAACGGCTCGATCACCGACGTGGTGGCGCTGAAACTGACCGACGACGACAATCGGTCGGTCTCGATCAGCAACCGCGCTGCCCCGGTGCTCCGCAAAGAGGTGCTCGCCGCACAGTCGGCAAAGGTGCAGAGCGTCTCCGGCGCGACGTACACGAGCGACGCCTACCTGACGTCGTTGCAGTCCGCGCTCGACCAGGCGGGGCTGTGA
- a CDS encoding FAD:protein FMN transferase translates to MTIVAHVFDTMGTTASIRLAGRTPAAGVLAAVEACFAGYDEQFSLYRADSEISRVARGALALPHTSESFRDMYAEALHWRSATRDSFSPHRPDGVLDLSGVVKAKAMDAAAALLGEAGLTDWLLNVGGDIVLDGRCAGALWRVGVVDPDDRRSLLCTLDLDDGRRGMATSGTSERGEHVWRNSLTPDYRQVTVVADDIVTADVLATAILAGGRERLDEAVDEFGVDVIAVDADGGVVATARMRHAHGFSPA, encoded by the coding sequence GTGACGATAGTCGCCCACGTGTTCGACACGATGGGCACCACCGCGAGCATCCGCCTCGCCGGACGCACACCTGCGGCCGGAGTACTGGCCGCCGTCGAGGCGTGTTTCGCCGGGTACGACGAGCAGTTCAGCCTCTACCGAGCGGACTCCGAGATCAGCCGGGTCGCCCGCGGTGCGCTGGCTCTCCCGCACACCAGCGAGAGCTTCCGCGACATGTACGCCGAAGCGTTGCACTGGCGGAGCGCCACCCGGGACTCGTTCTCGCCGCACCGGCCCGACGGGGTGCTCGACCTGTCGGGTGTGGTGAAGGCGAAGGCGATGGATGCCGCGGCGGCACTCCTCGGGGAGGCCGGCCTCACGGACTGGCTGCTGAACGTCGGCGGTGACATCGTGCTCGACGGGCGGTGCGCCGGTGCACTCTGGCGCGTCGGCGTCGTCGACCCGGATGACCGGCGGAGCCTGCTCTGCACGCTCGACCTCGACGACGGCAGGCGGGGGATGGCGACATCCGGAACCAGCGAACGCGGCGAGCACGTCTGGCGGAACAGCCTCACCCCGGACTACCGCCAGGTGACCGTCGTCGCCGACGACATCGTGACGGCCGATGTGCTCGCCACGGCGATCCTCGCGGGTGGGCGGGAACGGCTCGACGAAGCCGTCGACGAGTTCGGTGTCGACGTCATCGCGGTGGACGCCGATGGCGGCGTGGTCGCGACCGCGCGGATGCGCCACGCCCACGGATTCTCCCCGGCGTGA
- a CDS encoding response regulator transcription factor, protein MTDPRRILLVEDDRQLSGMLEQLLASEGYDVVVARDGQRALHEGLTQAFDVLVLDRGLPVIEGLDVLSRLRGRGVLTPALILSALGNPADRVEGLDRGAEDYLGKPFDIDELLARIRALLRRHQTVTPILRVPGGEFDTGSRSVATAHAGTVLLSQREAELLERLARRPGQVFERADLLGSVFPDADDLGVVDTYVHYLRKKLGRGSVLTVRGVGYRLGAVK, encoded by the coding sequence ATGACTGACCCCCGCCGCATCCTGCTCGTCGAAGACGACCGGCAGCTCTCCGGGATGCTCGAACAGCTGCTCGCGAGCGAAGGCTACGACGTGGTCGTTGCGCGCGACGGCCAGCGGGCACTCCATGAAGGGCTCACCCAGGCCTTCGACGTGCTGGTGCTCGACCGCGGCCTCCCCGTGATCGAGGGGCTCGACGTTCTCAGCCGGCTGCGCGGGCGCGGCGTCCTCACGCCCGCCCTCATCCTCTCCGCGCTCGGCAACCCCGCCGACCGTGTAGAAGGGCTCGACCGCGGCGCGGAGGACTACCTCGGCAAACCGTTCGACATCGACGAACTTCTGGCGCGCATCCGGGCCCTGCTGCGACGCCACCAGACCGTCACGCCGATACTGCGGGTCCCCGGCGGCGAGTTCGACACCGGATCCCGCAGCGTGGCCACGGCCCACGCAGGAACGGTGCTGCTCTCCCAGCGTGAGGCTGAGCTCCTGGAGCGGCTGGCGAGGCGGCCCGGGCAGGTCTTCGAACGCGCCGACCTCCTGGGCTCCGTCTTTCCCGACGCCGACGATCTCGGCGTCGTCGACACGTACGTGCACTACCTCCGCAAGAAGCTCGGCCGGGGCTCTGTGCTCACCGTGCGGGGCGTCGGCTACCGCCTCGGAGCGGTGAAGTGA
- a CDS encoding sensor histidine kinase, with the protein MTVVLVIVAGVVFAIVSVDVNESNQRSVVVASQLDSVQETPSGTYITVVEHGRQISSDGLPDGLVDTDALASAAALADTGDGRGGGGSSGGGTGGGSSALQSQRTVDGQTYLINTSRHGDRIVQVAVNLSEGSEELTRLAVALVIAGLVALVVAAALSYLMARRAIRPLADALELQRQFVADASHELRTPLTILSTRAQLLQRRGRSDLPADVGAAVDGMVRDSRALTGILDDLLIAADTRSEVPLAPIDVTRTADAAIATLQDDADRLGITLSRSGTGADSGAGAASGPGAGTDSGPAPGSGSAGSGSGPAAAGPGAPVTVNGSEAALLRLHIALLTNALDHAREAVRVDIAVEGGSVVIRVIDDGPGFDPAIADRAFARFASTRPATPAGNGATHYGLGLALVAEIARRHHGSVRIEQPTGAGVGAIVAVRIPLSTAA; encoded by the coding sequence ATGACCGTCGTGCTCGTGATCGTCGCGGGCGTCGTGTTCGCGATCGTGAGCGTCGACGTGAACGAATCGAACCAGCGCTCCGTCGTCGTCGCCTCCCAGCTGGACTCTGTGCAGGAGACCCCGAGCGGAACGTACATCACCGTGGTCGAACACGGTCGACAGATCTCCTCGGACGGACTGCCCGACGGCCTGGTCGACACGGATGCCCTCGCCTCCGCCGCGGCGCTGGCCGACACGGGCGACGGCCGGGGCGGCGGGGGCAGCAGCGGGGGCGGCACCGGGGGCGGTTCGAGCGCCCTGCAGAGCCAGCGCACCGTCGACGGGCAGACCTACCTGATCAACACCTCCCGCCACGGGGACCGGATCGTGCAGGTGGCGGTCAACCTCTCCGAGGGCAGCGAGGAACTGACCCGGCTCGCTGTCGCCCTGGTGATCGCCGGGCTGGTCGCCCTCGTGGTCGCGGCCGCCCTCTCGTACCTCATGGCCCGGCGCGCCATCCGGCCGCTCGCAGATGCCCTCGAGCTGCAGCGCCAGTTCGTCGCCGATGCCAGCCACGAGCTCCGCACACCCCTCACGATCCTCAGCACGCGGGCGCAACTCCTGCAGCGCCGTGGCCGCTCCGATCTGCCGGCGGATGTCGGGGCCGCCGTCGACGGGATGGTGCGCGACTCGCGGGCCCTCACCGGCATCCTCGACGACCTGCTGATCGCCGCGGACACCCGGAGCGAGGTGCCTCTCGCGCCCATCGATGTGACGCGGACCGCGGACGCCGCCATCGCGACCCTGCAGGACGACGCGGACCGGCTCGGGATCACGCTGTCGCGCTCGGGGACGGGAGCGGACTCCGGGGCCGGGGCCGCGTCGGGGCCGGGGGCCGGGACGGACTCCGGGCCGGCGCCGGGGTCTGGATCAGCCGGGTCGGGGTCAGGGCCGGCGGCGGCGGGGCCGGGGGCGCCGGTCACGGTGAACGGATCCGAGGCCGCGCTGCTCCGCCTCCACATCGCCCTGCTCACCAACGCGCTCGACCACGCCCGGGAGGCGGTGCGCGTCGACATCGCCGTCGAGGGCGGCTCGGTGGTCATCCGCGTCATCGACGACGGCCCGGGATTCGATCCCGCCATCGCCGACCGCGCGTTCGCCCGCTTCGCCAGCACCCGCCCGGCGACCCCTGCCGGCAACGGGGCCACCCACTACGGTCTCGGCCTGGCGCTGGTGGCCGAGATCGCCCGGCGACACCACGGATCGGTGCGCATCGAGCAGCCGACAGGGGCCGGGGTGGGCGCGATCGTCGCCGTGCGCATCCCGCTCAGCACCGCGGCCTGA
- a CDS encoding HEAT repeat domain-containing protein — MTSTESTAADRLRIALEDESSSNRLASALAAGTRPDESYVEVLVRRCAVEPDFFVRDMLTWALLRHPTSRTVPRLVYEVGADESQARSQALHTLSKIGDPRGWSAITVELLRDSDDGLARSAWRTAAGLVPPGEEADLAEELCAQLGRGSRETQRSLSRAFGVLGEAALPALDARGGDARSRVRVHAVVSAALVRDPDANVDELFADAERADAAGRADAAGRPDPASGADAAGGTDAAERSAPQSGPSVAPGEPITASEPGEQAEPAEPA, encoded by the coding sequence ATGACGTCGACAGAGTCCACCGCCGCCGACCGGCTCCGGATCGCTCTGGAGGACGAGTCGTCGTCGAACCGTCTGGCGAGCGCGCTCGCCGCGGGCACCCGTCCGGATGAGTCGTACGTCGAGGTGCTGGTGCGGCGGTGCGCGGTCGAGCCCGACTTCTTCGTGCGGGACATGCTCACCTGGGCGCTCCTCCGGCACCCGACGTCACGGACGGTGCCGCGGCTGGTCTACGAGGTCGGTGCTGACGAGTCGCAGGCGCGCAGCCAGGCGCTCCACACGCTCTCGAAGATCGGCGATCCGCGGGGCTGGTCGGCGATCACGGTCGAGCTGCTGCGAGATTCCGACGACGGCCTGGCACGGAGCGCGTGGCGCACGGCGGCGGGGCTGGTGCCGCCCGGCGAGGAGGCCGATCTCGCAGAAGAGCTGTGCGCGCAGCTCGGGCGCGGGTCGCGCGAGACGCAACGGAGCCTCAGCCGTGCGTTCGGGGTGCTCGGCGAGGCCGCGCTCCCCGCGCTGGATGCCCGGGGCGGGGATGCTCGGAGCCGCGTGCGCGTCCACGCGGTCGTCAGCGCTGCGCTGGTGCGCGACCCCGACGCCAACGTCGACGAGCTGTTCGCCGACGCGGAACGGGCGGATGCCGCGGGGCGGGCGGATGCCGCGGGCCGGCCGGATCCCGCGAGCGGGGCGGATGCCGCGGGCGGCACGGATGCCGCGGAACGGTCGGCGCCGCAGTCGGGGCCATCCGTCGCGCCGGGCGAACCCATCACGGCGAGCGAACCCGGCGAACAAGCCGAACCGGCCGAACCGGCCTGA
- a CDS encoding DUF952 domain-containing protein, translating into MQIFHIARAADWLAAQSSGAYTVSSSTTTLAEEGFIHASTAAQVGATAGRFYRDIREPLVVLVMDDRQIVAAGTAVEHEEAGNGERFPHIFGPIDPAWVLDARPAHFDDTGQFVY; encoded by the coding sequence ATGCAGATCTTCCACATCGCCCGGGCCGCCGACTGGCTGGCCGCGCAGTCCAGCGGCGCTTACACCGTCTCGTCGAGCACGACCACGCTCGCCGAGGAGGGCTTCATCCACGCCTCCACCGCCGCCCAGGTGGGTGCGACCGCGGGCCGGTTCTACCGCGACATCCGCGAACCGCTCGTCGTGCTGGTGATGGATGACCGGCAGATCGTCGCCGCCGGAACCGCCGTCGAGCACGAGGAGGCCGGCAACGGCGAGCGCTTCCCGCACATCTTCGGCCCCATCGACCCGGCCTGGGTCCTGGATGCCCGCCCCGCCCACTTCGACGACACCGGCCAGTTCGTGTACTGA
- a CDS encoding LysR family transcriptional regulator codes for MNSELMRHFVEAAEQLNFAHAARSQGVSRATLVASIKELEAELGHPVFDYSAPTTTLTPAGEALLATTLVQWAKSAAAAAADVPPPGGKAKASKGKGRAPAVKGASRSGKRRQSR; via the coding sequence GTGAACAGCGAACTGATGCGCCACTTCGTCGAAGCTGCCGAGCAGCTGAACTTCGCGCACGCCGCCCGTTCGCAGGGCGTCTCGCGGGCGACGCTCGTCGCCTCGATCAAAGAGCTCGAAGCCGAGCTCGGTCACCCGGTGTTCGACTACTCCGCACCGACGACGACGCTCACGCCCGCCGGCGAGGCACTGCTCGCGACGACGCTCGTGCAGTGGGCGAAGTCGGCTGCAGCGGCCGCCGCCGATGTGCCGCCGCCGGGCGGCAAGGCGAAGGCGTCGAAGGGCAAGGGCCGCGCCCCCGCGGTCAAAGGCGCGTCGCGCTCGGGCAAGCGCCGCCAGTCACGCTGA